In Cheilinus undulatus linkage group 3, ASM1832078v1, whole genome shotgun sequence, the genomic window TTCCCAACAAAAAGTTATTAGAATTTAAAATAGTTTGAGATACAGCATATTTTTGATTGATATCATTGTTATTTAAATTATCAATTGCATTGAAAAGTactaaagcttaaaaaaattacaagtcCCTAGTCATATTTATCAAAAAGATGTATAATCAGATGAGCCAGAATGGATCAGGACCTAGCTAGATATAGTCGGACCCACCTCTACACTGTACTACTGGACTAGGTCAGGAACCAAAGTCCTTCAGGAGGACAGTGAAACTAAACTAACCATGGCCAAAGCTTTGAAAGTTGCAGCTTTGAAGCTAGACTGTGTTTCTGTCCCTGTTGTAGCAGCAGCTGAAGTGCCTCCTCTGGTTGACAGCTGCTCTGATGAAGGCAGTCAAGCTGAAAGAGTGGGCCTGCTGGCTTGGTTTGCCCTGGGGTCTCCTGGGGCAGCAATGAAATTCAAGAATCGCAGCTGTAGTGATAACCAAAGCAAAAACCCAGGTGCTGCTGGAGCGTCTGGGGTGCTGCAATGAtgaaaaatttcacatttttaagcagCCCAGTTAAGCCTAGAGTTACACGCAGTCAGTGCCCACTGAGATTAAAATGCTCTACATGCCTCAAAGGCCCAACAAAAGTACTCTGGGTCAAGGCTGGAGGCAGTCAGTGACCAGTTTCTGTGTAATGTTATCAGGCAGAGTAAAATCAAGGAGGAGTGTGTACCTCCAGGGCCTCTCACAAGGCAGTTTCTCCTGCAACTACTTTCACATTCAGATGATATTTAGGAAAGATCCATTAACTCATCTCACTCTTCTTCCGTCAGACGGCAACCTTGCGCCCTTATCTCAATGCAGTGCGAGCTACTCTGCAGGCTGCCCTCTGCCTGGAGAATTTCTCCTCGCAAGTGGTGGAGAGACACAACAAGCCAGAGGTGGAAGTACGGTGAGTCTGTCTTCACAACTTTGACTGTGACTCAAAGCTACTAAACCCGAGCAACTAATAAAACCCACCTCACCTCTTCATGTCCATGGACTGATTTTGTGTTTACTCCTCGCATTTTTAGGAGCAGTAAAGAGTTGCTTCTCCAGCCTGTGATCATCAGCCGCAATGACAAAGAGAAAGTCCTGATCGAGGGCTCCATCAACTCTGTCAGAGTCAGCATTGCTGTCAAGCAGGTCAGTTAGGAGGTCCCGTGTTATGTTTTTGAACCCTGATACTGAACTATGGTTGTTTAAACATGATTAAATAGTATTATCTTGTATTTAATATCCTGACTGTTGATTTATATAATGTGTTGTAGGCGGATGAGATCGAAAAGATTCTGTGCCATAAATTCATGCGTTTCATGATGATGAGAGCAGAGAACTTCTTCATCCTGAGGAGGAAACCTGTGGAGGTGAGTTGATGCTGAAATGGATCAGATATGATTTTTAATGTATCAAATATCGGGGAAAGTGAAGAGATGTTCTGTGAAAACAGTTCAACAGGATAACCTGCCCCTGAAACCTTTTGGAGTCGCTTGTTCACACAAGTCCCTTCTATCAGATATTTTCCCACTGACAGGGAGGGGGGTTTAGGAGGCCGGACACGCTGTACAAAGGATGTACATAGAAGGGGAACAGGCACTGTAGTCTGATGCAGTGACAACGGTATTTTCCTTTATATCAGTGATTTGTCAGACAGGTACATAATgaccatttttaactttttaatctgTGAAATTGTACGTTTTGGTTCATGTAAGTTcacaacttttaaagtaaaaaaatccgagtttctttcttgtaaatgtgtaactttttaaacttgtacATTTCCTGTTTATTCTCGAAAGTTAATAGATCCTcgctattttttaattttttttgtagtggCCTTAATATGCCGTCTTCATAATGAATATTTCATACGTAGATCTTTTGGAAAAACTAAGTGTAGACCTATTATTTTGGGACTTTGTCAATGACAACAACTACAATTGATGTTAAGTTTTTTCCATCTGGGTCTGGGGGGGCTTTAAGCTTTTCTTACATAGGAGTAGAGGGGCccctaaggaaaaaaggttgggaacctcTGTACTACactgtttttgccagttcttGTACACAGCAGTTGTTACCAAAACATCATCAAGAACATGGAACTCTTTTGAGTGAAAACAAGAGAGAATTTGTTTCCATTGGATCAACCATTTTTAACAACCGTACAGCTGACCCTCGTCTTTTTTGTCGTCCTCACTTTCAGGGCTACGACATCAGCTTTCTCATCACCAACTTCCACACAGAGCAGATGTACAAACATAAACTGGTGGATTTTGTCATTCACTTCATGGAGGAAATTGACAAAGAGATCAGTGAAATGAAACTGTCTGTCAACGCCAGGGCTCGTATTGTTGCCGAGGAGTTCCTCAAAAATGTAAGCAGTAGCTCTCTTTAAGCTTCCTCTCGATGCTGATGTTTGTGCAGCATTAGTTACTAAGTGTTTTGTCGTCTGTTTTACTCTTGCAGTtctgagagaaagaaagaaaaccctGGTTACATTCCCTTTGTGATCTCAGCTGTCACTGCGGAGGGCTCGCATCACAAATTCTGATCAGCTGAGAGGAGCTGAAGACGTGCAGTCAACACGCACAGGCCAATGGAGGGTTTTGCCCTTTAAACTTAAATTTCCTTTTGCTCAGAAGTATTGATGTTTGTACATAATCTGTGTTCACACCACACATTAGTTTCTGCCTTCATAACATCTACTGATGTCAGGGCAGGCTCTGTTTAAGGCGACATTGTTTTCAGTACTTATGAGCGCAGGGTAAAATGgaatttttaaacttatttaaatgttttctttaaatatatattatatgcATATACATTAAATTGAggtattttttgttataaaagatTGAAACCATGAGGGCAATCAATTGGTGCATGTTCCTGTCTTAGTACACAGAGTGAACCCTATTGTAAATGGAAATAATAATGAGAATAAATATACATGCTGGCTTGTTATACTTGTgaagatgaataaaaatatgcttTGTAGCgctgtgacttttttttgtctaaaaaagcacaaactgCAGTGCTGACTTTACCCCACACATTGACAGTTTATTGAGATGTTGACAGCTCTGTGGGTCAAAGTATAGTTACatacaataaaaaatgtaaaatgtcacagaaatggaaagttttcagaaaaaaatagcatAGCACAGCATATATTACATGCTGATTTGAACAGAttcacatcacacacacatgcgGATACAGTTTTCACAGTGCAGTTAAACTCAAACAGGCTCTAATTTGAGGAATTAATCAAGGATCAAATGCTGCCTTTGTAAGACACAAACATACAATTTCAGATTTAATTTGATtcttaaaaacatcttaaaaccACCTAGTCCTTTCCAAATAATATACATATTTTTGGTTGTACCATGATTGTTGGAAAAACCCCATCCTATGAGTTCTGATTGCCAGACATtaatacaaaacatttaagagaaaatctctgcttacatttaaaatgctgctgttttcagatgaaCATTTATCTTCACTTACCTAGAGATTGACCACATccaaagtagaaaaaaaatccatattcctgtccatcttaaaaatgtacactT contains:
- the arpc4 gene encoding actin-related protein 2/3 complex subunit 4 gives rise to the protein MAWRAGPGQKHLLNDIVTELNLCSVTPEQGRFHHSEQSWGRELTSCLYTGSYTDSAATSAFSRRSSHREMTATLRPYLNAVRATLQAALCLENFSSQVVERHNKPEVEVRSSKELLLQPVIISRNDKEKVLIEGSINSVRVSIAVKQADEIEKILCHKFMRFMMMRAENFFILRRKPVEGYDISFLITNFHTEQMYKHKLVDFVIHFMEEIDKEISEMKLSVNARARIVAEEFLKNF